In Pajaroellobacter abortibovis, the following are encoded in one genomic region:
- a CDS encoding valine--tRNA ligase — protein sequence MSDFFTSPLTKGYDPKAIEEPWYSFWEKNGIFEASHDPKETRPSYVIPMPPPNVTGSLHMGHALFCTLQDILVRYHRMDGYNTLWQPGIDHAGIATQTVVERQLAREGKNRFDLGRLEFEQRVWQWKEESGGRIQEQLRLIGASSDWKRSKFTMDPDMSEAVREAFVQLHEAGLMYRATRLINWCPECRTALSDLEVNNEGETEGELFFFAYPLEEGQGELVVSTTRPETMLADTAVAVHPQDPRYLSLHGKYVIHPFVDRKIPIITDPILVDPMFGTGAVKVTPAHDFNDFEAGKRNQLEELNLFHLDGTLNEQGGPFQGFDRFKARKKVKQALIERGFARGARPHRMTLPRCQRSGGVIEPMLSTQWFLRMKQMAEQAIEAIHSGQTIILPTEWTKTYLHFLENIQDWCVSRQLWWGHQIPAWYGLQGEIRVARSRPAECGEGWVQDGDVLDTWFSAALWPFSTLGWPKRTAALQTFYPASDLETGYDILFFWVARMMMFGIHFMGAPPFKRVLLHGLIVDETGCKMSKVKGNVIDPLDLIQGASFDEILQKTSPCASKAEALQQFKAAYPSTATMGIGFPAFGADALRFTLATFSPNQPRISLAPKKIEGYRYFANKIWNAMRYALDHIQGTEVNSGIHSPHSTQSPDWFYNRWILCQLEKTIRAVRNGLDQFRIDDAAHAFYQFFWNDVCDWYLELTKMVFTHSESPYRSHHAETKKTLAAVMEASLRLLHPFMPFLTEELWQRLPKSKPHPISIAIAPFPHAASLEGDEKSSHMFHTMEILQTIISAARTLRSQYEVPPSSVIPIDIRVEESLIPLLTEHTYVIEKLTKATPLHFHTERTTSRPAGTSFTVIPTLKETIEVIVHLKGFVSAEKEKARIDRALRKLEKDLAAINRKLNNPDFFDRAPQNVVNEAEAQRKSLLEAKEYLEQAFQLAQELENTEKS from the coding sequence GGTATTGATCACGCAGGAATCGCAACACAGACTGTCGTGGAGCGCCAACTCGCACGCGAGGGGAAGAATCGATTTGATTTAGGGCGATTGGAATTTGAGCAAAGGGTGTGGCAGTGGAAAGAAGAAAGCGGTGGAAGAATTCAAGAGCAGTTGCGGCTCATAGGCGCCTCGTCTGATTGGAAGCGCTCGAAGTTTACTATGGACCCCGATATGAGCGAGGCGGTGCGCGAGGCCTTCGTTCAACTGCATGAAGCAGGACTCATGTATCGCGCTACCCGCCTCATTAACTGGTGTCCGGAATGCCGTACAGCGCTTAGCGATCTGGAAGTTAACAACGAAGGGGAAACCGAAGGGGAGCTGTTTTTCTTCGCCTATCCCTTAGAAGAAGGACAAGGGGAGCTTGTTGTCTCCACAACGCGTCCAGAGACGATGTTAGCCGATACAGCAGTCGCAGTCCATCCACAGGACCCGCGCTATCTATCACTACACGGAAAGTATGTCATCCATCCCTTTGTCGACCGAAAAATCCCAATCATCACCGATCCGATCTTAGTCGACCCCATGTTTGGGACAGGCGCTGTCAAAGTAACTCCTGCACACGACTTTAACGACTTCGAAGCTGGAAAACGAAATCAACTGGAAGAGCTCAACCTGTTCCACCTAGACGGCACCCTCAATGAACAAGGTGGCCCATTCCAAGGGTTCGATCGATTCAAGGCACGCAAAAAAGTTAAACAAGCGCTCATAGAACGGGGATTCGCGCGTGGCGCTCGACCTCACCGCATGACCTTACCCCGCTGTCAGCGATCCGGTGGAGTGATCGAACCGATGCTTTCGACTCAGTGGTTTCTCCGCATGAAGCAGATGGCAGAACAGGCGATCGAGGCGATTCATAGTGGACAGACTATAATTTTACCGACTGAATGGACCAAAACGTATCTTCATTTTTTAGAAAACATACAAGATTGGTGCGTTTCCCGACAGCTGTGGTGGGGGCACCAGATCCCTGCCTGGTATGGACTTCAGGGAGAAATCCGGGTTGCTCGAAGCCGGCCAGCTGAATGCGGAGAAGGATGGGTCCAAGATGGAGATGTCCTCGACACATGGTTCTCTGCCGCGCTCTGGCCTTTTTCAACGCTCGGTTGGCCCAAGCGCACTGCTGCACTGCAAACATTCTATCCAGCCAGTGATCTCGAGACAGGCTACGATATTCTATTTTTTTGGGTTGCCCGAATGATGATGTTTGGCATCCATTTCATGGGGGCTCCCCCCTTTAAGCGGGTGCTTCTCCACGGATTAATTGTAGACGAGACCGGCTGCAAAATGAGCAAAGTGAAAGGGAATGTGATTGATCCGCTCGATCTCATTCAAGGGGCCAGTTTTGACGAAATCCTTCAAAAAACCTCTCCCTGCGCTTCAAAAGCAGAGGCCCTGCAGCAATTCAAAGCGGCTTATCCTTCGACAGCGACAATGGGGATCGGATTCCCTGCCTTTGGTGCAGATGCACTTCGCTTTACGCTGGCTACTTTTTCTCCGAATCAGCCTCGGATCAGTTTAGCCCCTAAAAAAATAGAAGGCTACCGGTATTTCGCTAACAAAATCTGGAACGCAATGCGCTATGCATTAGACCATATTCAGGGGACGGAAGTGAATTCTGGTATTCATTCGCCCCACAGCACGCAATCACCTGACTGGTTTTACAATCGATGGATTCTTTGTCAGCTCGAAAAAACCATACGAGCTGTCCGCAATGGCCTTGACCAATTCCGAATAGACGATGCAGCACACGCTTTTTATCAATTTTTTTGGAATGATGTATGCGATTGGTATCTTGAATTGACCAAAATGGTGTTCACCCACTCTGAGAGCCCTTACCGATCACATCACGCCGAAACCAAAAAAACATTGGCGGCGGTGATGGAGGCTTCTCTACGGCTTCTCCATCCTTTTATGCCGTTTCTCACGGAAGAACTATGGCAACGGCTCCCCAAATCGAAACCCCACCCTATTTCCATTGCCATCGCTCCTTTCCCTCACGCAGCATCCCTCGAGGGAGATGAGAAAAGTTCCCATATGTTTCACACCATGGAAATACTCCAAACCATCATCAGTGCAGCAAGAACCCTTCGCAGCCAATATGAAGTTCCTCCTTCGAGTGTGATTCCGATCGATATCCGAGTCGAAGAGAGTCTCATCCCCTTGCTCACAGAGCACACATATGTGATTGAGAAACTCACCAAAGCGACACCTCTTCACTTTCACACGGAACGCACCACTTCACGACCAGCAGGAACTTCCTTCACAGTTATCCCCACTTTAAAAGAGACCATCGAGGTGATCGTTCATCTGAAGGGATTTGTCTCTGCAGAAAAAGAAAAAGCGAGAATCGACCGAGCCTTGCGAAAGCTAGAAAAAGATCTTGCTGCCATTAACCGAAAGCTTAACAATCCAGATTTCTTTGACCGAGCTCCTCAAAATGTAGTGAACGAGGCGGAAGCACAACGCAAATCACTCCTTGAAGCAAAAGAATATCTCGAACAAGCCTTTCAACTCGCCCAAGAACTCGAAAACACAGAGAAATCATAA
- a CDS encoding glycosyltransferase family 39 protein has product MTDYSASETENPSLEPQAHPFSPPQEKSLPFSPFYPSVWKGSLLAFFSLLSVFLMMAHNQHLTLGVPIGACLLIIATGGILHAIGTLYTPSVPPTHSVSLSKLKSPLGFFIAALLSFWGALVGAVHGPGYPWCWGILILLSFTSVVITFFQLGVRLGPWKEDEYGIFRPFWKRHGFWLITTAGVLYLPTLGAFSLWDPWESHYGEVAREVLARDDWISLWWAQDGWFWSKPVLNFWVQALMMASTGVHYEPDQVLRGIWGASAHPEWAMRIPHALLSILSVYLLYKGVARVFGRNTAFLGGFALLTTPQWYFITHQIMTDMLLVGCMASGMGLLLMGLHTPADALAKSYEITHGKRTFHVSSWHLAIGAILLATIPQILYLFSRHTDLVISGEGSFGLHLHWDEFTSGSHNNCTLPGNEPCSSQIPASVPRSARGEDTLFTFLQRLFVAFEPVMQGLLWSCALGLLLFINIHERRQQAIYYLGVWFFAALATLGKGPAGFVLPLSCVLVYGLAQKQWHKLLQLKLGSGLLIITVVAIPWYIAMFVRHGPPFIDRLIFHDMINRAFAHVHDTNEGDDISFRFYIWQLGYALFPWSGLAPFGLTYWLRSSASQAKEKTDVAVLLGMWAFLAFFLFASMGTKFHHYISPVLPPTTMLIGIVLSSCLDRGRITWFQAAEGAASPPKSLSSHESLMMGVACISSAIFVGLIGRDLIVPKQAGFDHPGAIRFVHLFTYNYRRPWPTSLDFSQTLMVFTAVASLLSIGLAIPRTRIQSLVAFYLFSFIWALWGLNSYMLKTAPHWGQREVIETYYRARKNQDELLVAYQMNWKGENFYTGNRIPAFVSTRTPFTNWLQKKREENVKVMFFITERNRAQWLRSEVKPKSYEELTSASLCNKFILIRTEL; this is encoded by the coding sequence ATGACAGATTATTCCGCATCCGAAACAGAAAACCCTTCTCTTGAGCCACAGGCTCATCCATTTTCTCCGCCTCAGGAAAAATCCCTTCCTTTTTCTCCATTTTATCCAAGCGTATGGAAGGGAAGTCTTCTCGCTTTCTTTTCGCTGCTGTCCGTTTTCCTGATGATGGCGCACAATCAACATCTGACTTTAGGGGTGCCCATCGGGGCTTGCTTATTGATAATAGCCACAGGGGGGATCTTGCATGCGATTGGCACGCTTTACACCCCTTCCGTACCACCTACCCATTCTGTCTCTCTCTCCAAGCTCAAATCCCCTCTGGGGTTCTTTATAGCAGCCCTACTCAGCTTTTGGGGGGCCCTGGTAGGAGCCGTTCATGGGCCTGGCTACCCGTGGTGCTGGGGGATTTTGATTCTGCTCAGCTTTACTAGCGTTGTCATCACATTCTTTCAATTGGGGGTTCGTCTAGGCCCATGGAAAGAGGATGAATATGGGATTTTCCGCCCTTTCTGGAAACGCCACGGTTTTTGGCTGATCACTACAGCCGGTGTCCTGTACTTGCCAACGCTCGGTGCTTTCTCCCTTTGGGATCCTTGGGAGTCCCACTACGGAGAGGTCGCGCGGGAGGTGCTTGCCCGAGATGATTGGATTTCCCTCTGGTGGGCTCAAGATGGTTGGTTCTGGTCTAAGCCTGTTCTGAATTTCTGGGTACAGGCACTCATGATGGCAAGCACTGGAGTCCACTACGAGCCCGATCAAGTGTTGCGAGGGATTTGGGGGGCTAGCGCTCACCCTGAATGGGCCATGCGCATCCCCCATGCACTCTTGTCCATTTTAAGCGTCTATCTTCTCTACAAAGGAGTCGCCAGAGTTTTTGGAAGGAATACCGCCTTCTTAGGAGGATTTGCTCTCCTCACGACGCCTCAATGGTATTTTATCACCCATCAGATCATGACGGACATGCTCCTTGTGGGCTGTATGGCAAGCGGGATGGGGCTTCTTTTGATGGGCCTTCACACACCAGCCGATGCACTTGCCAAATCCTATGAAATTACGCATGGGAAGCGTACATTCCACGTCTCTAGCTGGCATCTCGCAATAGGAGCAATCCTCCTTGCCACAATCCCCCAGATTCTCTATCTGTTCTCTCGGCATACCGATCTCGTGATAAGTGGAGAAGGCTCCTTTGGGCTGCATCTCCACTGGGATGAGTTCACCAGTGGATCCCACAATAATTGCACTCTTCCTGGAAATGAGCCCTGCTCTTCCCAAATACCCGCTAGCGTGCCGAGATCGGCGCGAGGCGAGGACACACTCTTCACCTTCTTGCAGAGACTTTTTGTCGCTTTCGAACCAGTTATGCAAGGGTTGCTCTGGTCGTGCGCCTTAGGACTCCTCCTATTCATCAATATTCATGAACGAAGACAACAGGCTATCTATTACTTAGGAGTCTGGTTTTTTGCTGCTTTAGCGACTCTTGGAAAAGGTCCCGCCGGCTTTGTCCTCCCTTTATCCTGCGTGCTGGTCTATGGACTCGCTCAAAAACAGTGGCACAAGCTGCTCCAATTGAAACTGGGAAGCGGTTTGCTGATCATCACGGTCGTGGCAATCCCGTGGTACATTGCGATGTTTGTCAGGCATGGTCCACCCTTTATCGATCGTCTTATCTTCCACGACATGATCAATCGAGCCTTCGCCCACGTACACGACACCAACGAAGGGGATGACATCTCATTCCGATTTTACATATGGCAGCTCGGATACGCACTATTCCCCTGGTCAGGCCTCGCCCCCTTTGGCCTTACGTATTGGCTCCGCTCCAGCGCTTCTCAAGCAAAAGAGAAGACAGATGTAGCCGTCCTCCTCGGCATGTGGGCTTTTCTAGCCTTTTTTCTCTTTGCATCGATGGGTACAAAATTCCACCACTATATCTCTCCTGTCCTTCCACCAACTACTATGCTGATCGGGATTGTGCTCAGTTCCTGCCTTGATAGGGGCCGAATCACGTGGTTTCAAGCAGCAGAAGGGGCGGCCTCCCCCCCTAAGTCCTTATCCTCTCATGAATCCCTCATGATGGGAGTTGCTTGTATTTCCTCCGCCATCTTTGTAGGGCTGATCGGTCGCGATCTGATCGTCCCTAAACAGGCTGGATTCGATCATCCAGGGGCGATCCGTTTTGTCCATCTATTTACTTATAACTACCGTCGCCCCTGGCCTACCTCTCTAGACTTTTCCCAAACGTTGATGGTCTTTACAGCGGTGGCTTCCCTCCTTAGCATCGGCCTCGCCATCCCTCGGACTCGAATCCAAAGTCTAGTTGCCTTCTACCTCTTTTCATTTATCTGGGCACTCTGGGGACTCAACAGCTATATGCTCAAAACAGCACCTCATTGGGGACAGCGAGAAGTCATTGAGACTTATTACCGAGCTCGGAAAAACCAGGACGAACTGCTGGTAGCCTACCAAATGAACTGGAAAGGTGAAAATTTCTACACAGGCAATCGAATTCCGGCCTTTGTCTCCACAAGAACACCATTCACCAATTGGCTCCAGAAGAAACGGGAAGAGAACGTCAAAGTCATGTTCTTCATTACGGAGAGAAACCGTGCCCAATGGCTCCGTTCAGAAGTAAAGCCGAAGTCCTATGAAGAATTAACGTCTGCCTCCCTCTGCAATAAATTTATTCTCATCCGCACGGAACTCTAA